One Thermococcus kodakarensis KOD1 genomic window carries:
- the fen gene encoding flap endonuclease-1, giving the protein MGVQIGELIPRKEIELESLYGKKVAIDAFNAMYQFLSTIRQRDGTPLMDSQGRITSHLSGFFYRTINLMEAGIKPAYVFDGKPPDFKKRELEKRREAREEAEEKWYEALEKGDLEEAKKYAMRATRVNEELINDAKKLLELMGIPVVQAPSEGEAQAAYMAAKKAVYASASQDYDSLLFGAPRLVRNLTITGRRKLPGKNVYVEVKPELVVLEEVLKELGIDREKLIELAILVGTDYNPGGIKGIGPKKALTIVKRTKDPLAKYQKESDVDLYAIKEFFLNPPVTDDYELKWREPDEEGILKFLCDEHDFSEERVKNGLERLKKAVKAGKQRTLESWFGR; this is encoded by the coding sequence ATGGGAGTCCAGATAGGTGAGCTGATACCGAGAAAGGAAATCGAGCTGGAAAGTCTCTACGGCAAGAAGGTTGCCATAGACGCCTTCAACGCCATGTACCAGTTCCTCTCAACCATAAGGCAGCGCGATGGAACTCCACTAATGGACTCACAGGGCAGGATCACTTCTCACCTCAGCGGCTTCTTCTACAGAACCATCAACCTGATGGAAGCTGGTATAAAGCCGGCCTACGTCTTCGACGGCAAGCCACCGGATTTCAAGAAGAGGGAGCTTGAAAAGAGGCGTGAGGCAAGGGAAGAAGCAGAGGAGAAGTGGTACGAGGCCCTTGAGAAGGGTGACCTTGAGGAGGCCAAGAAGTACGCGATGCGCGCCACGAGGGTGAACGAGGAGCTGATAAACGACGCCAAAAAGCTCCTTGAGCTCATGGGTATTCCAGTCGTTCAGGCCCCGAGTGAGGGAGAAGCTCAAGCGGCTTACATGGCCGCCAAAAAAGCTGTCTATGCCTCTGCAAGCCAGGACTACGACTCACTCCTCTTCGGTGCGCCGAGGCTCGTAAGGAACCTCACGATAACTGGGAGGAGAAAACTTCCCGGAAAGAACGTTTACGTCGAGGTCAAGCCGGAGCTGGTGGTTCTGGAAGAGGTTCTTAAGGAGCTCGGGATAGACAGGGAGAAGCTCATCGAGCTGGCCATTCTGGTCGGGACTGACTACAACCCTGGCGGAATAAAGGGGATAGGGCCGAAGAAAGCCTTAACAATCGTTAAGAGAACGAAAGACCCGCTGGCCAAGTACCAGAAGGAGAGCGACGTTGACCTCTACGCCATAAAGGAGTTCTTCCTAAATCCCCCTGTTACTGACGACTACGAGCTTAAGTGGCGCGAGCCGGACGAGGAAGGGATCCTAAAGTTCCTCTGCGACGAGCACGACTTCAGCGAGGAGCGCGTTAAGAACGGCCTCGAAAGGCTGAAAAAAGCGGTAAAAGCGGGAAAGCAGAGAACCCTAGAGAGCTGGTTCGGTCGATAG
- the glp gene encoding molybdenum cofactor synthesis domain-containing protein: MAFLKVVPLEEAVKVIESFNLEPKVEKVSLEQALGRVLAEDVVSPIDVPPFDRATVDGYAVRAQDTFMASESEPVKLKVVGEINAGDTPSIQLKEGEAVYISTGAPLPEGADAVIQFEDVDRDGDTVIIYKPAYPGLGVMKAGADIPKGKLLLKKGTRLGFKETALLSAVGISEVPVFKKPKVAVISTGNEIIPPGEELKPGKIYDINGRAITDAVRELGGEALFLGIARDDRESLKSLILEGLECCDVVLLSGGASGGIRDLTSSIIEELGRVYIHGIAIQPGKPTIIGEINGKPIFGLPGYPTSCLTNFTLLVAPLLRKLIGRSSEVRKVKKRLAHKVFSVKGRRQFLPVRIEGEKAVPILKGSGAVTSFVDADGFIEVPETVEILEAGEEVEVTLFG; encoded by the coding sequence ATGGCGTTCCTTAAGGTTGTTCCGCTCGAGGAGGCAGTAAAGGTCATCGAGTCCTTTAACCTTGAACCGAAAGTCGAGAAAGTTTCGCTTGAACAGGCCCTTGGTCGGGTTCTTGCAGAGGACGTTGTGTCCCCAATAGACGTTCCCCCCTTTGACAGGGCCACCGTTGATGGCTACGCAGTTCGCGCTCAGGATACCTTCATGGCGAGCGAGAGCGAACCTGTTAAGCTGAAGGTCGTGGGTGAGATAAACGCGGGAGATACCCCTTCAATCCAGCTGAAGGAAGGGGAAGCAGTCTATATATCCACTGGTGCACCCCTTCCAGAGGGCGCCGATGCGGTCATTCAGTTCGAGGACGTTGACAGGGATGGGGACACCGTCATCATCTACAAGCCTGCCTATCCTGGCCTCGGAGTTATGAAGGCAGGGGCGGACATTCCAAAGGGCAAGCTTCTGCTGAAGAAAGGAACCAGGCTCGGCTTCAAGGAAACTGCCCTCCTTTCGGCGGTTGGTATCTCCGAAGTGCCGGTGTTTAAAAAACCAAAAGTTGCCGTGATAAGCACCGGAAATGAGATAATCCCACCAGGAGAAGAGCTCAAACCGGGCAAGATATACGACATCAACGGAAGGGCCATAACCGATGCCGTCAGGGAGCTTGGAGGGGAGGCGCTCTTCCTCGGCATAGCAAGGGACGACCGCGAGAGCTTGAAGAGCCTGATACTCGAGGGACTTGAGTGCTGTGATGTCGTCCTCCTCAGCGGTGGGGCAAGCGGGGGAATAAGGGATCTTACGAGCTCAATAATTGAGGAGCTTGGCAGGGTTTACATCCACGGGATAGCAATACAGCCCGGAAAGCCAACTATCATTGGGGAAATCAACGGCAAGCCGATCTTCGGGCTTCCAGGCTACCCAACGAGCTGTCTGACAAACTTCACGCTCCTCGTGGCACCGCTCCTGAGAAAGCTGATTGGAAGGAGTTCTGAAGTCAGAAAGGTCAAGAAGAGGCTCGCCCACAAGGTATTTTCCGTCAAGGGAAGGAGACAGTTCCTTCCGGTCAGGATTGAAGGGGAGAAAGCAGTGCCCATTTTGAAGGGCAGCGGCGCGGTGACAAGCTTTGTGGATGCTGATGGATTCATAGAAGTTCCAGAGACCGTTGAAATCCTCGAAGCTGGGGAAGAGGTTGAGGTCACGCTGTTTGGGTGA
- a CDS encoding DUF7411 family protein, translating to MKVYHLYSGGKDSSLAAWILAKLGYEVRLVTVTFGTLDNWKYAEETARRLGFEHEILKLSGEILERAAEMAVEDGRPGRAIQFIHEKALEALASKPDVERVSDGTRRDDRVPYLDLPKARSLEDRFGVAYIRPLLGLGYRTINELVGRLFEVEIRESEELEKSDYEVELRHLLRKRGIDPLSIFPKMHYQSRVLGWKEEKLTSSPSRTARVPKN from the coding sequence ATGAAGGTATACCACCTCTACTCGGGCGGCAAGGACTCCAGCTTGGCGGCGTGGATTTTAGCAAAGCTGGGCTATGAGGTCAGGCTTGTTACCGTAACTTTCGGAACGCTCGATAACTGGAAGTACGCGGAGGAAACGGCCAGAAGACTTGGCTTCGAGCATGAAATTCTCAAGCTCTCAGGGGAGATCCTTGAGCGGGCCGCCGAAATGGCAGTTGAAGACGGAAGACCCGGAAGGGCGATTCAGTTCATCCACGAAAAGGCTCTTGAGGCCCTGGCCTCGAAACCTGATGTTGAGAGGGTTAGTGACGGAACGAGAAGGGACGACAGAGTTCCATACCTCGACCTGCCAAAGGCACGTTCACTTGAGGATCGGTTCGGGGTGGCGTACATAAGGCCTCTCCTCGGCCTCGGCTACAGGACGATAAACGAGCTCGTTGGAAGGCTCTTTGAGGTCGAGATAAGGGAGAGCGAGGAGCTTGAGAAGAGCGACTACGAGGTCGAGCTTAGGCACCTCTTAAGGAAGAGAGGAATTGACCCGCTGTCAATATTCCCGAAAATGCACTATCAGTCCAGGGTTCTTGGATGGAAGGAAGAAAAGCTGACCTCCTCCCCATCGCGAACGGCCAGGGTTCCAAAGAACTGA
- the pfpI gene encoding deglycase PfpI, whose protein sequence is MKVLILSADGFEDLELIYPLHRIKEEGHEVYVASFQRGKITGKHGYTVNVDLAFDEVDPDEFDALVLPGGRAPEIVRLNEKAVAITKKMFEDGKPVASICHGPQILISAGVLKGRKGTSTVTIRDDVKNAGAEWIDAEVVVDGNWVSSRHPGDLYAWMREFVKLLR, encoded by the coding sequence ATGAAGGTCTTGATTCTGAGTGCTGACGGTTTTGAAGACCTTGAGCTGATATATCCTCTCCACAGGATCAAGGAAGAGGGCCATGAAGTCTATGTCGCCAGCTTCCAGAGGGGCAAGATAACGGGCAAGCACGGCTACACGGTCAACGTTGACCTTGCCTTTGACGAGGTTGATCCGGACGAGTTCGACGCGCTGGTTCTCCCTGGAGGAAGGGCACCGGAGATCGTCAGGCTGAACGAAAAGGCCGTCGCGATAACGAAGAAGATGTTCGAGGACGGAAAGCCAGTTGCAAGCATCTGCCACGGGCCGCAGATACTCATCTCCGCCGGCGTGTTGAAGGGAAGGAAGGGCACGAGCACGGTAACCATCAGGGACGACGTGAAGAACGCTGGCGCCGAGTGGATTGACGCGGAGGTCGTCGTTGACGGAAACTGGGTCAGTTCAAGGCACCCAGGGGACCTGTACGCCTGGATGAGAGAGTTCGTCAAGCTTCTTAGGTGA
- a CDS encoding Lrp/AsnC family transcriptional regulator, whose protein sequence is MARGGLDEVDKKILMILQKNSRTPLREISKEVGLAESTIYERIKKLKEKGIIKKFTVILDPNALGFSILAFILIKAKAGMYGHVADQLKKYPEICEVYETTGDYDMIVKIRTRSSSELNEFLDKMGSIEGVDATHTMVVLKVHKETTELPL, encoded by the coding sequence ATGGCTAGAGGAGGTCTTGACGAAGTCGATAAGAAAATCCTCATGATTCTCCAGAAGAACAGCCGAACTCCCCTTCGAGAAATATCAAAGGAAGTGGGACTTGCCGAGTCCACGATATACGAGCGCATAAAGAAGCTTAAGGAGAAGGGAATAATAAAGAAGTTCACGGTCATCCTGGATCCAAACGCTCTAGGTTTCAGCATACTCGCGTTCATCCTCATAAAGGCCAAGGCTGGGATGTACGGCCACGTCGCTGACCAGCTTAAGAAGTACCCCGAGATATGCGAGGTCTATGAGACCACCGGCGACTACGACATGATCGTGAAAATCAGGACTAGAAGCAGCTCAGAGCTCAACGAGTTCCTCGACAAGATGGGAAGCATTGAAGGAGTTGATGCAACGCACACGATGGTCGTCCTCAAGGTTCACAAGGAGACCACCGAACTGCCGCTCTGA
- a CDS encoding OBG GTPase family GTP-binding protein, with protein sequence MPTNVTAEYLAAEEEYRNAKTIPEKIRALEKMYATVPKHKGTEKLRLQIKRKLAELRKELEKQRQMRKGGGGPSMAVRKEGAAQIVLAGLPNVGKSSLMRALTNVDADVADYAFTTVEPIPGMMHHKDVQIQLVEVPGLVEGAALGKGMGPQLLSVIRNADAIAIVVDLSQDPVKQMEILLREFERAGIKVNKRKPKVEIKRTASGGIVINGQENIKGDIQEVMKMLREERIHSAEITVKEPVTLEEFADALDESLVWRRAIIIANKGDAPGSKENYEKLVKAYGDRFKIVPVSARRKINLDKLKDELYELAGIIRVFTKSPGEEPAYPPVALKKGSTVMDLAERIHKDFAKNFRYARVWGKSVKFPGQRVGADHVLEDGDIVEIHAR encoded by the coding sequence ATGCCAACGAACGTAACAGCGGAATACCTTGCCGCGGAAGAGGAGTACAGGAACGCCAAGACCATTCCAGAGAAGATCCGCGCCCTGGAAAAGATGTACGCAACAGTCCCGAAGCACAAGGGTACGGAAAAGCTTAGACTCCAGATCAAGAGGAAACTCGCGGAGCTCAGGAAGGAACTTGAAAAACAGAGGCAGATGCGCAAGGGCGGTGGCGGCCCCTCAATGGCAGTAAGGAAGGAAGGTGCAGCTCAGATCGTCCTAGCCGGTCTCCCAAACGTCGGTAAGAGCTCCCTGATGAGGGCGCTGACGAACGTGGATGCCGACGTTGCCGACTACGCTTTCACAACCGTCGAGCCGATTCCGGGAATGATGCACCACAAGGACGTTCAGATACAGCTGGTCGAAGTCCCTGGATTAGTGGAGGGTGCGGCACTAGGAAAGGGAATGGGCCCCCAGCTGTTGAGCGTTATCAGGAACGCCGATGCGATAGCCATCGTTGTTGACCTTTCCCAGGACCCGGTTAAACAGATGGAGATCCTCCTGAGGGAGTTTGAGAGGGCGGGCATCAAGGTGAACAAGAGGAAGCCAAAGGTGGAGATAAAGAGGACGGCCAGCGGCGGTATCGTCATCAACGGTCAGGAGAACATAAAGGGCGACATCCAGGAAGTCATGAAGATGCTCAGAGAGGAAAGGATACACTCTGCGGAGATAACCGTTAAGGAACCTGTGACCCTAGAGGAGTTTGCTGACGCGCTCGATGAAAGCCTCGTCTGGAGAAGGGCGATCATCATAGCGAACAAGGGCGACGCTCCTGGAAGCAAGGAGAACTACGAGAAGCTTGTCAAAGCCTACGGCGACCGCTTCAAGATAGTGCCGGTCTCGGCGAGGAGAAAGATTAACCTCGACAAGCTAAAGGACGAGCTTTATGAGCTGGCTGGGATTATCAGGGTTTTCACCAAGAGCCCCGGAGAAGAGCCCGCTTATCCGCCGGTGGCGCTCAAGAAGGGTTCAACGGTTATGGATCTAGCTGAAAGAATCCACAAGGACTTCGCCAAGAACTTCCGCTACGCGAGGGTCTGGGGCAAGAGCGTCAAGTTCCCCGGTCAGCGCGTTGGGGCCGACCACGTGCTCGAAGATGGAGACATAGTGGAAATACACGCAAGGTAG
- the upp gene encoding uracil phosphoribosyltransferase, whose translation MKRDERWEGVYSFEDSPFIMEILTELRDESTGPIAFRKGLVKLGRYMAYEITKTMATEKVPIRTPLEETEGIIVKDRRNVVIITVLRAAIPLMEGLIKVFEHARVGIVSASRGKAPKFEIEMKYVKVPRIKAEDTVIIADPMIATGSTLIKVLDEVKKYGNAKRYVVVGVLAAPEGITRIKEAHPDVEMFVAAIDRELNDHGYILPGLGDAGDRAFGEPIRFEDGAPGGI comes from the coding sequence ATGAAGAGGGACGAGCGCTGGGAAGGTGTGTACTCTTTTGAGGACAGCCCCTTCATAATGGAGATTCTCACGGAGTTGAGGGACGAAAGCACTGGCCCGATAGCGTTCAGAAAGGGCCTCGTCAAACTTGGACGTTACATGGCATACGAAATAACCAAGACTATGGCGACCGAAAAAGTCCCCATCAGAACGCCGCTGGAAGAAACAGAGGGCATAATCGTGAAGGACCGCAGAAACGTCGTGATAATCACCGTTCTTAGGGCTGCGATTCCATTAATGGAGGGCCTCATTAAAGTTTTCGAGCACGCCAGGGTTGGAATAGTCTCCGCATCCCGTGGAAAGGCGCCAAAGTTCGAGATTGAGATGAAGTACGTCAAAGTGCCCAGGATAAAGGCGGAAGACACCGTCATAATAGCCGACCCGATGATAGCAACCGGCTCAACGCTCATCAAAGTCCTGGATGAGGTTAAAAAGTACGGTAACGCCAAGCGCTACGTGGTAGTCGGCGTTCTAGCAGCCCCAGAGGGAATAACCCGGATAAAGGAAGCTCACCCGGATGTCGAAATGTTCGTGGCGGCAATAGATAGAGAGCTCAACGATCACGGATACATACTTCCGGGCCTCGGAGACGCCGGAGATAGAGCGTTCGGAGAACCGATAAGGTTTGAAGATGGAGCCCCGGGCGGGATTTGA
- a CDS encoding MATE family efflux transporter → MERGKIQAMRQEILNGPIEKTLLKLAYPLIVSNLVQVLYNITDTFWLGKLGREALAAPGTSWPIIGTLMALGMGFATAGFAFVGQYIGAGNYERANRSAGALYSLMLFFSTATALISLAILPYALHFMKVTPNVYPYAKAYATVVFAGVPFSFTFMAFSALMRASGDTKTPVKISMLTVAMNILLDPLLIFGIGPFPEWGVAGAAIATVLSNATGALIGARLLTSGRAGLHLTRETLRPDMEFYSRIFRVGLPSAVGQSANSFGFVVLTRIIYGYGDVTYAAYTITTRLVNFITSIARGVSMAMGTMIAQNIGAERYERAKRIAERAMVINFLIASSAILIIGLFRVPVFKVFLDDPKVIAQSEYVLKYFLISVPFFNGIFVVVTRTFSSAGHTKKSMVLSMLRLWGFRIPLSYVFGYVAAVTVFGLRVPLAELFGMSPKGVFFGMGMSNFLAAIVAFIWFSRGTWMRRIIEEESKE, encoded by the coding sequence ATGGAGCGCGGAAAGATTCAGGCAATGAGGCAGGAAATTCTCAACGGGCCGATAGAGAAGACCCTCCTCAAGTTAGCCTACCCTCTAATCGTCAGCAACCTCGTGCAGGTTCTCTACAACATAACCGACACCTTCTGGCTCGGCAAGCTTGGCAGGGAAGCCCTGGCCGCTCCGGGAACGAGCTGGCCGATAATAGGAACCCTCATGGCCCTCGGCATGGGATTTGCAACAGCGGGCTTCGCCTTCGTAGGGCAGTACATCGGGGCTGGAAACTACGAGAGGGCTAACCGTTCAGCGGGGGCTCTCTACTCCCTTATGCTCTTCTTCTCCACCGCTACCGCTTTGATAAGCCTGGCAATCCTGCCCTACGCGCTCCACTTCATGAAGGTCACTCCAAACGTCTACCCCTACGCCAAGGCCTACGCCACCGTCGTTTTCGCTGGTGTTCCCTTCTCCTTCACGTTCATGGCGTTCTCCGCCCTTATGAGAGCCTCTGGCGATACAAAAACACCCGTGAAGATAAGCATGCTCACAGTTGCCATGAACATCCTGCTCGACCCTCTCCTGATCTTCGGAATTGGGCCCTTCCCCGAGTGGGGTGTTGCTGGGGCGGCCATAGCAACTGTCCTCTCAAACGCCACCGGAGCCCTCATAGGTGCTCGTCTCTTAACGAGCGGAAGGGCCGGCCTTCACCTCACGAGGGAAACGCTCAGGCCGGATATGGAGTTCTACTCGAGGATTTTTCGTGTTGGCCTTCCCTCAGCCGTCGGCCAGTCAGCCAACAGCTTCGGCTTTGTCGTCCTCACGAGGATCATCTACGGGTACGGAGATGTGACCTACGCGGCCTACACAATAACCACCCGCCTCGTGAACTTCATCACGAGCATAGCAAGGGGCGTCAGCATGGCTATGGGAACCATGATAGCCCAGAACATTGGGGCGGAGAGGTACGAGAGGGCCAAGAGGATAGCCGAGAGGGCAATGGTTATAAACTTCCTCATAGCCTCTTCAGCGATCCTGATAATCGGACTCTTCAGGGTTCCAGTATTCAAGGTCTTCCTTGACGACCCTAAGGTCATAGCCCAGAGCGAGTACGTCCTCAAATACTTCCTGATTTCCGTTCCGTTCTTTAATGGAATCTTCGTCGTTGTTACGAGGACTTTTAGCTCAGCTGGACACACCAAGAAGAGTATGGTTCTCAGCATGCTTCGCCTCTGGGGCTTCAGGATACCCCTGAGCTACGTCTTCGGCTACGTCGCGGCTGTGACGGTTTTCGGGCTTAGAGTTCCGCTCGCGGAGCTCTTCGGGATGAGCCCAAAGGGCGTGTTCTTCGGAATGGGCATGAGCAACTTTTTGGCGGCGATAGTGGCATTCATATGGTTCAGCAGGGGAACGTGGATGAGGCGCATTATCGAGGAGGAATCAAAAGAGTAG
- a CDS encoding MATE family efflux transporter, with protein sequence MRSEKVERMREQILNGPIVKTLLILAYPLIINQLVQVLYNLTDTFWLGKLGRLELSAPGTAWPLVWFFMSIGMGFATAGFAFVSQYVGAKDYDRANRYAGALYSLMLLFATAVGVSGVILAPYLLRLMGVSDTIFPYALRYTRVIFAGIPFSFTLFAFNFLLRAVGDTRTPVKINIGTVLLNLVLDPFFIFGWGPFPQLGVVGAAVATMLSNSLGSLIGGYLLFTGKVGIHLTPETLKPDFHFYSRIFRVGLPSSIGSSTTALGFVILTRVIFTVGRLYGEAHGLPHYEDVAFATYSITNRLTNFMFAFSDGISMAMGTMVGQSIGAGLYERAKKIAEKTMLINFAILSAGTILFAAFRVPIFRFFINDPAIIAESRKVVLYFSASLPFFGIFSAVNNTFNSAGHTKKSMVIGMIRLWGIRLPLSYGLGVLMRDTAGMWLGMGLSNVLGAVIALAWFLRGSWMRAIIEKH encoded by the coding sequence ATGCGGAGCGAGAAAGTAGAGCGGATGCGCGAGCAGATACTCAATGGGCCGATAGTCAAGACACTCCTCATTCTAGCTTATCCCCTAATCATCAACCAGCTCGTCCAGGTGCTCTATAACCTCACCGATACTTTCTGGCTCGGGAAGCTCGGAAGGCTTGAGCTCTCGGCTCCCGGAACGGCGTGGCCCCTCGTGTGGTTCTTCATGAGCATAGGGATGGGATTCGCCACCGCTGGCTTCGCCTTCGTGAGCCAGTATGTTGGGGCGAAGGACTACGATAGGGCCAACCGCTACGCTGGGGCTTTATATTCGCTCATGCTCCTCTTTGCGACTGCTGTTGGGGTATCTGGTGTAATACTCGCTCCCTACCTCCTCCGCCTGATGGGTGTCAGCGACACGATATTCCCCTACGCCCTCCGCTACACGAGGGTAATTTTCGCGGGCATACCCTTTTCCTTCACGCTCTTCGCCTTCAACTTCCTCCTGAGGGCGGTTGGCGACACGAGGACGCCGGTTAAGATAAACATCGGCACGGTTCTCCTCAACCTCGTCCTCGACCCGTTCTTCATATTCGGGTGGGGGCCGTTTCCACAGCTTGGTGTCGTTGGTGCGGCAGTGGCAACCATGCTCTCCAACAGCCTCGGCTCCCTCATTGGAGGTTATCTCCTGTTCACGGGCAAAGTGGGCATACACCTCACGCCCGAGACTCTCAAGCCCGACTTCCACTTCTACTCGAGGATTTTCCGCGTTGGCCTGCCTTCAAGCATCGGCTCATCAACCACTGCACTCGGCTTCGTCATCCTCACGAGGGTTATCTTCACCGTTGGAAGGCTCTACGGAGAGGCACATGGGCTTCCCCACTATGAAGACGTGGCTTTCGCAACATACAGCATAACCAACAGGCTCACCAACTTCATGTTCGCCTTCTCCGACGGCATAAGCATGGCGATGGGGACTATGGTGGGCCAGAGCATTGGAGCGGGCCTCTACGAGAGGGCTAAGAAAATAGCGGAGAAGACGATGCTCATAAACTTCGCTATCCTGAGCGCTGGGACGATCCTCTTCGCAGCCTTCCGCGTCCCGATATTCAGGTTCTTCATTAACGACCCGGCAATAATAGCCGAGAGCAGGAAGGTTGTCCTTTACTTCTCCGCCTCGCTTCCGTTCTTCGGAATATTCTCGGCCGTGAACAACACGTTCAACAGCGCGGGGCACACAAAGAAGAGCATGGTCATCGGGATGATCCGCCTCTGGGGTATAAGACTCCCGCTCAGCTACGGCCTCGGGGTTTTGATGAGAGATACGGCAGGAATGTGGCTTGGAATGGGTCTGAGCAACGTTCTTGGAGCGGTCATAGCGCTCGCATGGTTCCTCAGGGGAAGCTGGATGAGGGCGATAATCGAGAAACATTAG
- a CDS encoding type II toxin-antitoxin system VapC family toxin codes for MRFIDANVFLYAVIKPKGEVPSSVLERKKKAREILTRIENGEEVATTVVHLSEVANILEAKLNLTIALEFIEDLLTAENVIVLPVATEDYLKAILIARDKGVSVNDALAYLKMRELDINEIYTFDRHFLNLDVKIVEE; via the coding sequence ATGAGGTTCATCGATGCCAACGTCTTTTTGTATGCGGTCATTAAACCAAAGGGAGAAGTACCCTCCTCGGTGCTGGAACGAAAGAAAAAGGCAAGAGAAATCCTTACCAGAATTGAAAACGGCGAAGAAGTGGCAACCACAGTAGTCCACCTCAGCGAGGTGGCCAACATCCTTGAGGCTAAATTAAACCTAACCATTGCCCTTGAATTCATTGAAGACCTCCTAACCGCTGAGAACGTCATTGTCCTCCCCGTTGCTACTGAGGATTATCTCAAAGCTATTCTCATAGCTCGGGATAAAGGGGTGAGCGTGAACGACGCTTTAGCTTACCTGAAAATGAGAGAACTTGACATAAATGAAATATACACCTTTGACAGACACTTTCTGAACCTCGATGTCAAAATCGTGGAAGAGTAG
- a CDS encoding AbrB/MazE/SpoVT family DNA-binding domain-containing protein — MGAVEVKRVDPQGRLVLPKSWRERWGNEVIVVELEDRIEILPRKKPRLSRFFDILEVELKGEDIEKELLKDINPQ; from the coding sequence ATGGGTGCTGTGGAAGTTAAGAGAGTCGATCCCCAGGGAAGGCTGGTTTTGCCGAAGTCCTGGCGTGAGAGGTGGGGAAACGAGGTTATAGTCGTCGAACTCGAGGACAGGATAGAGATACTTCCCAGGAAGAAGCCCAGGCTTTCAAGGTTCTTCGACATCCTCGAAGTCGAGCTGAAGGGAGAAGACATCGAGAAGGAGCTTCTCAAGGACATAAATCCTCAGTGA